A region from the Hydra vulgaris chromosome 08, alternate assembly HydraT2T_AEP genome encodes:
- the LOC100198958 gene encoding E3 ubiquitin-protein ligase PDZRN3-B produces the protein MGWDIDRFPEGEVHLELVCCICTCVLEEPVESPCRHVFCSKCIRTWLCNQKSCPQCRSTVHKKDLISALPALKNIISKQRIFCEFKDLGCPDIVPIEQLESHTLVCQYGLIGCLNLGCNVKVLRKDFKLHSDVCAKRMVLCDLGCEMFYTVGEKATHNCIRSLYSHFQDVTNELMSRISKLEEQVNILTSKSNQSTQTSCLTLPNGVYMSAPFSNVSSQSYEALNTTGNNHHGLNSPNLTSYPIESSDLSDVVESIDSDATHEISPPVSPTMSDICDDLVQNSNYFIRYFRNIERTYPIRRPHRRSRQAIHRSRSPQIYSALQGSLHLNNSRNRLNQEDNHDRSIRLTDNDRHISTDPIILETVSEISASSTESDTE, from the exons atgggCTGGGATATTGATAGATTTCCTGAAGGAGAAGTTCACTTAGAGTTAGTTTGCTGTATTTGCACATGTGTTTTGGAAGAACCTGTTGAGTCACCCTGTCGTCATGTGTTTTGCTCAAAATGTATAAGAACTTGGCTGTGTAATCAAAAGTCTTGTCCTCAGTGTCGCTCAACAGTTCATAAGAAAGATTTAATTTCAGCACTTCCTGCCTTGAAGAATATTATTAGCAAGCAAAGAATATTTTGTGAGTTTAAGGACTTGGGTTGTCCAGATATTGTTCCTATAGAGCAGCTTGAGAGTCATACACTTGTTTGTCAATATGGTTTAATAGGATGTTTGAACTTAGGCTGTAATGTTAAAGTTTTGCGAAAAGATTTTAAGTTACATTCAGATGTATGTGCAAAGAGAATGGTTTTATGTGATTTAGGGTGTGAAATGTTTTATACAGTTGGTGAAAAAGCAACTCACAATTGCATTCGCTCATTATACTCTCATTTTCAAg atgTGACAAATGAGCTTATGAGTCGTATATCAAAGCTAGAGGAGCAAGTAAATATACTTACTTCAAAAAGTAATCAAAGCACTCAAACATCTTGTCTTACCTTGCCAAATGGAGTTTACATGTCTGCTCCATTTTCTAATGTATCATCACAATCGTATGAGGCTCTGAACACAACCGGGAACAATCACCATGGTTTAAACAGTCCAAATCTTACAAGCTACCCCATAGAGAGCAGCGATTTATCAGATGTAGTTGAATCCATTGATTCAGATGCTACACATGAAA tttctCCACCGGTTTCTCCAACCATGTCAGATATCTGCGATGATCTTGTTCAAAACTCAAACTATTTTATACGCTATTTCAGAAATATTGAACGCACGTACCCAATTAGGCGTCCTCATAGAAGATCTCGCCAAGCTATTCATCGTTCTCGCTCACCTCAAATTTATTCAGCTCTTCAAGGATCTTTGCACTTAAATAACTCAAGAAATAGATTAAATCAAGAAGATAATCATGATCGCAGTATAAGACTAACAGACAATGATAGACACATAAGTACTGATCCAATAATATTAGAGACTGTTTCTGAAATTTCTGCCTCATCTACAGAATCAGATACTGAATga